The following proteins are encoded in a genomic region of Actinomadura sp. NAK00032:
- a CDS encoding alcohol dehydrogenase catalytic domain-containing protein, translated as MKVARFYAPGDIRLEDAPEPAPGPGELKIRVRNCSTCGTDVKISRFGHHHIVPPRVMGHEIAGEVAEAGAGVAGWAAGDRVQVIAAIPDGACAECRRGRRTVCTAQESMGYHYDGGFAEYMIVPAKVLAVDGVNRIPDGVSFAEASVAEPLACVLNGQELARVGEGDDVVVFGSGPVGCLHVRVARARGAARVFLVEVNAERLHQAAALVKPDAAIDAGVADPVAEVLARTGGRGADVAITAAASGAAQERAQRLMAPGGRVSLFGGLPKDDPVISVDANRVHYRELSLVGANGSSPAHNARALELIGSGRVQVEDLLTHRLPLDALHDALDLVTRGAAIKVTIEP; from the coding sequence ATGAAGGTCGCCCGTTTCTACGCCCCCGGCGACATCCGGCTGGAGGACGCGCCCGAGCCGGCGCCCGGTCCCGGCGAACTGAAGATCCGCGTCCGGAACTGCTCGACCTGCGGGACCGATGTCAAGATCTCCCGCTTCGGGCACCACCACATCGTGCCGCCGCGGGTGATGGGCCACGAGATCGCCGGCGAGGTGGCCGAGGCCGGCGCCGGCGTCGCGGGCTGGGCGGCGGGCGACCGCGTCCAGGTCATCGCCGCGATCCCCGACGGCGCCTGCGCGGAGTGCCGGCGCGGCCGCCGGACGGTCTGCACCGCGCAGGAGTCGATGGGGTACCACTACGACGGCGGCTTCGCCGAGTACATGATCGTCCCGGCGAAGGTGCTCGCGGTGGACGGGGTGAACCGGATCCCGGACGGCGTCTCGTTCGCCGAGGCGTCGGTGGCCGAGCCGCTCGCCTGCGTCCTCAACGGCCAGGAGCTGGCGCGGGTCGGCGAGGGCGACGACGTCGTGGTGTTCGGTTCGGGCCCGGTCGGCTGCCTGCACGTGCGGGTCGCGCGGGCCCGCGGCGCCGCCCGGGTGTTCCTCGTCGAGGTCAACGCCGAGCGGCTGCACCAGGCCGCCGCGCTGGTCAAGCCGGACGCCGCGATCGACGCGGGCGTCGCCGACCCGGTCGCGGAGGTGCTCGCGCGCACCGGCGGGCGCGGCGCCGACGTCGCGATCACCGCCGCCGCGTCCGGCGCCGCGCAGGAGCGGGCGCAGCGGCTGATGGCGCCGGGCGGCCGGGTCAGCCTGTTCGGCGGGCTGCCGAAGGACGACCCGGTGATCTCCGTCGACGCCAACCGTGTCCACTACCGGGAGCTGTCGCTGGTCGGCGCGAACGGGTCGAGCCCCGCGCACAACGCGCGCGCACTGGAGCTGATCGGGTCCGGACGGGTGCAGGTCGAGGACCTCCTCACCCACCGGCTCCCGCTGGACGCGCTGCACGACGCCCTGGACCTGGTCACCCGGGGCG
- a CDS encoding PTS lactose transporter subunit IIB, translating to MNGKDIRKLVIACDAGMGSSVMLAGQLRKALKKSDVTVEHTPVDAIPGDADVVVTHAGLADRARRGAGDAPVVTFEVYIGDPAVDRLVKAIKDGGEVGA from the coding sequence ATGAACGGCAAGGACATCCGCAAGCTCGTCATCGCCTGCGACGCCGGAATGGGCAGCAGCGTCATGCTGGCCGGGCAGCTCCGCAAGGCGCTGAAGAAGAGCGACGTGACCGTCGAGCACACGCCCGTCGACGCGATCCCCGGCGACGCCGACGTGGTCGTCACCCACGCCGGGCTCGCCGACCGCGCCCGGCGCGGCGCCGGGGACGCCCCGGTCGTCACCTTCGAGGTCTACATCGGCGACCCCGCCGTGGACCGGCTGGTCAAGGCGATCAAGGACGGCGGTGAGGTCGGTGCCTGA
- the mtlA gene encoding PTS mannitol transporter subunit IICB, protein MATTYTPEPTGTGFRAHVQRVGGKMAGMVMPNIGAFIAWGLITALFIPTGWLPNKELGELVDPMIKFLLPLLIGYTGGRMVHGQRGAVVGAVATVGIIVGADVPMFLGAMMMGPLAAYLLKLFDGLVQDRVRTGFEMLVDNFSAGIIGGAMAVAGNRVIGPVMNTFSEWAGDGVSWLVDHDVLPLTSLLIEPAKVLFLNNAVNHGVLGPLGVQQAAETGKSVLFMLESNPGPGLGVLLAYWFFGPRRLRPSVPAAAIIHFFGGIHEIYFPYILMKPRMILAAMAGGMTGVAIFVATGTGLVATPSPGSIFAYLAQTPRGAGNWIGVYTGMLASAAVSFGVGAALLGFGKLAEPKEDGAEDELKEAEKKTAENKAAGRTAEEEEAGATAKDAGGTAKEAAAS, encoded by the coding sequence ATGGCCACCACGTACACCCCGGAGCCCACCGGCACCGGGTTCCGGGCGCACGTCCAGCGCGTCGGCGGCAAGATGGCCGGGATGGTCATGCCGAACATCGGCGCGTTCATCGCCTGGGGCCTGATCACCGCGCTGTTCATCCCCACCGGCTGGCTGCCCAACAAGGAGCTGGGCGAGCTCGTCGACCCGATGATCAAGTTCCTGCTGCCGCTGCTGATCGGCTACACCGGCGGGCGGATGGTGCACGGCCAGCGCGGCGCGGTGGTCGGCGCCGTCGCGACCGTCGGCATCATCGTCGGCGCGGACGTGCCGATGTTCCTCGGCGCGATGATGATGGGACCGCTCGCGGCGTACCTGCTGAAGCTGTTCGACGGGCTCGTCCAGGACCGGGTCCGCACCGGGTTCGAGATGCTCGTCGACAACTTCTCCGCCGGGATCATCGGCGGCGCCATGGCGGTCGCCGGCAACCGGGTGATCGGCCCGGTCATGAACACCTTCAGCGAGTGGGCCGGGGACGGGGTGAGCTGGCTCGTCGACCACGACGTGCTGCCGCTCACCTCCCTGCTGATCGAGCCCGCGAAGGTGCTGTTCCTCAACAACGCCGTCAACCACGGCGTGCTCGGCCCGCTCGGCGTGCAGCAGGCCGCCGAGACCGGCAAGTCGGTGCTGTTCATGCTGGAGTCCAACCCCGGGCCCGGCCTCGGCGTCCTGCTCGCCTACTGGTTCTTCGGGCCGCGGCGGCTGCGGCCGAGCGTCCCGGCGGCCGCCATCATCCACTTCTTCGGCGGCATCCACGAGATCTACTTCCCCTACATCCTGATGAAGCCGCGGATGATCCTCGCCGCGATGGCGGGCGGCATGACCGGCGTGGCGATCTTCGTGGCGACCGGCACCGGGCTCGTCGCGACGCCCTCCCCCGGCAGCATCTTCGCCTATCTCGCGCAGACCCCGCGCGGCGCCGGCAACTGGATCGGCGTCTACACCGGCATGCTCGCCTCCGCGGCCGTGTCCTTCGGCGTCGGCGCCGCCCTGCTCGGCTTCGGGAAGCTCGCCGAGCCCAAGGAGGACGGGGCCGAGGACGAGCTCAAGGAGGCCGAGAAGAAGACCGCCGAGAACAAGGCCGCGGGCCGCACCGCCGAGGAGGAGGAGGCCGGCGCGACCGCCAAGGACGCCGGCGGGACCGCCAAGGAGGCGGCCGCGTCCTGA
- a CDS encoding PTS sugar transporter subunit IIA, giving the protein MRSVPDRAAALLAPEAIRLDARAAGRDEAVRICGRVLVDAGAVEPGYVEAMLERERSVSTYLGEGVAIPHGTNESRGLILRDALAVVRFPEGTDWNGHPVTVCIAIAARGGGHMEILAELAEILMDPGRARALREAAEPEHVLALLAPQPDHHRPTGQGHTV; this is encoded by the coding sequence GTGAGGTCGGTGCCTGACCGGGCCGCGGCCCTGCTGGCGCCGGAGGCGATCCGGCTGGACGCCCGCGCCGCCGGCCGCGACGAGGCCGTCCGGATCTGCGGGCGGGTCCTGGTGGACGCCGGGGCCGTCGAGCCCGGCTACGTCGAGGCGATGCTGGAGCGGGAGCGCTCGGTCTCCACCTACCTCGGCGAGGGCGTGGCCATCCCGCACGGCACCAACGAGAGCCGCGGCCTGATCCTGCGCGACGCCCTCGCCGTCGTCCGGTTCCCCGAGGGGACCGACTGGAACGGCCACCCGGTGACCGTGTGCATCGCGATCGCCGCGCGGGGCGGCGGGCACATGGAGATCCTCGCCGAGCTGGCCGAGATCCTCATGGACCCCGGCCGGGCCCGCGCGCTGCGCGAGGCCGCCGAGCCCGAGCACGTCCTCGCGCTGCTCGCCCCGCAGCCCGACCACCACCGACCGACAGGACAAGGACACACCGTATGA
- the pfkB gene encoding 1-phosphofructokinase, translating to MIVTVTLNPSLDRTIEVDVLTRGAVIRARSARLDPGGKGVNVSRALLANGVPSTAVVAVGGADGDQLHRLLAAEGMRVRAVRVAGRTRSNVTIAEPGGLDTKLNEPGGPLSHGELAELAAVVAAEAGAASWVVGCGSLPPGVPDDTYAALCRRFAPDGVRVAVDSSGAALRAAVAAGPDLIKPNREELAEAVGGAVDTVADVVEAAGELRARGARTVLVSLGAEGAVLVDDDGVRTGEAPVARPRGTVGAGDALLAGFLAAGARGPAALAEALAWGAAAVRTPTGRMPGPAEIHRDTVRIHSRPDLARPLLT from the coding sequence GGTGACGCTCAACCCGAGCCTCGACCGGACGATCGAGGTGGACGTGCTGACCCGCGGCGCGGTCATCCGGGCCCGGTCCGCGCGGCTGGACCCGGGCGGCAAGGGGGTCAACGTGTCCCGGGCGCTGCTCGCCAACGGTGTCCCCTCCACCGCCGTGGTCGCGGTGGGCGGCGCCGACGGCGACCAGCTGCACCGGCTGCTGGCCGCCGAGGGCATGCGGGTCCGCGCCGTCCGCGTCGCGGGCCGCACCCGGTCCAACGTGACGATCGCCGAGCCCGGCGGCCTCGACACCAAGCTCAACGAGCCGGGCGGCCCGCTGTCGCACGGCGAGCTGGCCGAGCTCGCCGCGGTGGTCGCGGCCGAGGCGGGCGCGGCGAGCTGGGTGGTGGGCTGCGGCAGCCTCCCGCCCGGCGTCCCGGACGACACCTACGCCGCGCTGTGCCGCCGGTTCGCCCCGGACGGCGTCCGCGTCGCGGTCGACTCCAGCGGGGCGGCGCTGCGCGCGGCCGTCGCGGCCGGCCCCGACCTGATCAAGCCGAACCGGGAGGAGCTCGCCGAGGCGGTCGGCGGGGCGGTCGACACCGTCGCCGACGTCGTCGAGGCGGCCGGGGAGCTGCGGGCGCGGGGGGCCCGCACCGTCCTGGTCAGCCTCGGCGCGGAGGGCGCCGTGCTCGTCGACGACGACGGCGTCCGCACCGGCGAGGCGCCCGTCGCGCGCCCGCGCGGCACGGTCGGCGCCGGCGACGCCCTGCTCGCCGGGTTCCTCGCGGCCGGGGCGCGCGGGCCGGCCGCGCTCGCCGAGGCGCTCGCCTGGGGCGCGGCGGCCGTGCGGACGCCCACCGGCCGGATGCCGGGCCCGGCGGAGATCCACCGCGACACCGTCCGCATCCACTCCCGGCCGGACCTCGCCCGGCCCCTGCTCACCTGA